TCTCGGCGGCGTCCTCTGCCGGCGACGCGAGCATCGGCTTGATGGGATGGAACAGGCTGGGAGCGGCGTCGCCGAGGCGGTCGTCGTGGGCGAGGGACGCGGTCGCCCCGATGTCGCCGACGAGCTGGCTCGCTCGTTTCACGTCGGCGAGCGGCCGCTCGAAGGCCGCCGCGATCGCCGCCTCGAGCAACCCTTCCCGGAGGCCGATCCGCAGCTCGCCGGTCAGGACCTTGACGACGTAGGCCGCGGTGAGTGGATCGCAGCGGCGGAGGAGCGCCTCGAAGATCTCGGCCTTGGCGGCCGCGCCGGTCGCGGCCCCGATCGCATCGAACGCGGCGGCGACCTCCGTCAGGGCCGGCGAAGCCGACGGGGCCGCTGGTTCGGGCCGTTCGGCAAGGACGTCCGCGACCGCTCGTCCGAGGTCGGAGTGGCGGTCGTAGGCAGCGCGGAGCGCCTCGTCGGAGATGCCGGCGACGCGGGTCACGGCCGCGGCCAATGCGACCCAGCCCAGGCCGAGCGAGCGACCATCCGCCTCCGGGAACGGCCGCCCGGTCCAGAATCGGGCGGCCACCGGGAGCGCATCCGGGGCGAGCGTTCGCAGCTCGTCAGCGAGGAGTCGGACCTTCTCCGATGTTCGCGTCGTGGCGGCGACCCGCTCCGCGACCTCGCTCCAGCGGCGCATGGCGCGGATGGTATACCGTCGCTCCCGATGCCCCTCCAGTCGTGGTTCCCGGAAGCACTGACCGGACGGACGGTGGTCCTCCGCCGCCACACGCCCGCGAATCTCGCCGCCTTCCGGCGCTGGTACGGGGACCCGGACGTCGCCCGACTCACCCGCTACCAGGACGGGCCGATGCGCCCGGACGAGATCGACCGGTTCTTCGCGGCGCGGGTCGTCGGAGCGGACGCCCTCGCGCTCGCGGTCCACATCCGGGACTCGGGTCGACTCATCGGATCGTGCGCATTCAGCCAGCTCGACGGGGACAACGGCTCGGCGATGTACCACATCACGATCGGCGAGAAGGATTGCTGGGGTCGCGG
Above is a window of Chloroflexota bacterium DNA encoding:
- a CDS encoding GNAT family N-acetyltransferase encodes the protein MPLQSWFPEALTGRTVVLRRHTPANLAAFRRWYGDPDVARLTRYQDGPMRPDEIDRFFAARVVGADALALAVHIRDSGRLIGSCAFSQLDGDNGSAMYHITIGEKDCWGRGYGTEATRLMLAHAFGHLGLHRIALTVFAFNERAIRSYRKVGFAVEGRARDAILRDGRYWDEVSMSILEPEWRAATAAGRLTDVGRATGTDDR